One part of the Oscillatoria sp. FACHB-1407 genome encodes these proteins:
- a CDS encoding DNA phosphorothioation system restriction enzyme, translating into MPSNPSKVPTLPSWLTIRPYQRQAIANWFANKGRGTLKMATGSGKTITALSLTTELYNKIGLQVLLVICPYRHLVSQWARECQKFGLEPILAFENVRTWQSKLSTQLYNVRSGSQPFLTIITTNATLMSQGLQSQLPYLPEKTLIVGDEAHNLGARRLEASLPRNVGLRLALSATPERYFDDRGTQSLFDYFGPVLEPEFTLRDAIEQGALVRYLYYPLFVELTEEEANAYSELSTKIGRALAIADNDEDDSAVATLSMQRARLLSTATNKLTVLRELMKSRLQTSHTLFYCGDGSVENEVSQESQTQVEVVARILGKELGYRVNIYTADTSLDEREALRQQFESGELQGLVAIRCLDEGVDIPNVETAVILASSSNPRQFIQRRGRILRRYPNKQRATLFDMIVLPPALDRKTLTVERNLLRRELRRVIEFADLADNSGEARAKLLGLQQQYDLLDM; encoded by the coding sequence ATTCCCTCGAATCCCTCTAAAGTCCCTACCCTTCCATCCTGGCTCACGATTCGTCCTTATCAGAGGCAGGCGATCGCCAACTGGTTTGCCAATAAGGGCAGAGGCACCCTGAAAATGGCGACAGGTAGTGGCAAAACGATTACGGCTCTATCCTTAACCACAGAACTCTACAACAAGATTGGTCTTCAAGTTCTACTGGTGATTTGTCCCTATCGGCATCTGGTGAGTCAATGGGCAAGGGAGTGCCAGAAGTTTGGACTGGAGCCAATTTTAGCATTTGAGAATGTTCGTACCTGGCAGAGTAAGCTTTCCACTCAGCTTTATAACGTTCGCTCTGGCAGTCAGCCTTTTTTGACGATTATCACAACTAATGCAACCTTGATGAGTCAGGGCTTACAGTCGCAGTTACCCTATCTACCAGAAAAGACCCTGATTGTCGGGGATGAGGCGCATAACCTGGGAGCGAGACGGCTAGAGGCAAGTTTGCCACGGAATGTAGGGTTACGCTTAGCCCTGTCTGCTACTCCCGAACGGTATTTTGACGATCGCGGTACACAGTCCCTCTTTGACTACTTTGGTCCCGTATTGGAACCAGAATTTACGCTCAGGGATGCGATTGAGCAAGGTGCATTAGTTCGTTACCTGTACTATCCCCTGTTCGTGGAATTGACAGAGGAGGAAGCGAACGCTTACTCGGAACTCAGTACCAAAATTGGGCGAGCACTGGCGATCGCAGATAATGATGAGGACGATTCAGCCGTGGCAACCCTGTCAATGCAACGCGCCCGTTTGCTCAGTACGGCTACCAATAAACTCACCGTTTTACGAGAGTTGATGAAATCTCGCCTGCAAACCAGCCATACTCTGTTCTACTGCGGAGACGGGTCTGTCGAAAACGAGGTCAGCCAAGAAAGTCAGACCCAAGTTGAAGTCGTTGCTCGCATTCTCGGCAAGGAGTTAGGCTATCGTGTCAACATCTACACCGCCGATACTTCTCTAGATGAACGGGAGGCGTTACGTCAACAATTTGAATCGGGAGAACTCCAAGGGTTGGTTGCGATTCGTTGTCTCGATGAAGGCGTCGATATTCCTAATGTAGAAACGGCTGTCATTCTGGCGAGCAGCAGCAATCCACGACAGTTTATTCAACGACGAGGACGGATTTTACGTCGCTATCCCAATAAGCAACGCGCCACCCTGTTTGACATGATCGTGTTGCCCCCTGCCCTGGATCGAAAAACGCTAACCGTTGAGCGAAATCTGTTGCGTCGAGAATTGCGACGAGTGATCGAATTTGCTGATTTGGCAGACAACTCCGGTGAAGCCAGAGCCAAACTTTTGGGGCTTCAGCAGCAGTATGACTTGTTAGATATGTGA
- a CDS encoding DNA phosphorothioation-associated protein 4, which yields MALARVQISEDKAELVKALRDAEGGTGPFQTYADVLAFAGMLGVSRAKRVPLGKFSRKDPDAVPQDQFRSNLAVISLVAAVSTEELRILLPNEECDAMRIQIFQEYVNGGLEILQAELQGIVDYSEQILLLLNTERNKGKTDIEEFDLSRFL from the coding sequence ATGGCTTTAGCTAGGGTTCAAATTTCAGAAGATAAAGCAGAATTGGTCAAAGCTCTGAGGGATGCAGAAGGCGGGACTGGACCTTTTCAAACATATGCTGACGTTTTAGCATTTGCAGGAATGCTAGGAGTTAGCAGAGCTAAAAGAGTGCCGTTAGGAAAATTCTCAAGAAAAGATCCTGATGCAGTTCCACAAGATCAATTTAGAAGTAATTTGGCAGTCATTAGCTTAGTTGCAGCAGTTTCAACTGAGGAACTGAGAATTTTACTCCCGAATGAAGAATGTGATGCAATGCGGATTCAAATCTTTCAGGAATATGTAAACGGAGGATTGGAAATCTTACAAGCCGAGTTACAAGGAATCGTAGATTATTCAGAGCAGATTTTATTACTACTCAATACAGAAAGAAACAAAGGCAAAACAGATATAGAAGAGTTTGATTTATCCCGATTTTTGTAA
- a CDS encoding AAA family ATPase: protein MKLLALKFCNFRSFYGEQSLTFAKSDERNITVIHGNNGSGKTAVLNAFTWALYEKFTAALASPEQLVNRRALSEAKVDKPVPCWVEVSFEHDGKQYRVKRECRAYRKKDGSVEQTKSELMMQFVGDDGRWTFLPSSQMPEDVITRILPRSLHQYFFFDGERIENITRTDNRSEIAEATKKLLGVEVLDRAIKHLTTARKTLEEELEGIGDAETQSLLAQKRKLEQEAEQLQTRQLEIDQELEHQTTRRQQLRQKQLELTEVEGLQTQLNTLEEQEREIREKIQQSKKTLKRAISNRGYSVFLPKVAAEFRSLIREREQRGELPADIKQKFVQDLLDRQKCICGTELHEGTTACNLVKSWLERSGLSEVEAATYRVEARVNELENQIDDFWQEVDREQASINHSKGTLERIQDDLEDLRDQLRHSPREDIRELQKRLDEVDTAIDRLTTEKGVNQEKIANLELQAGRLGKQLKESRSNEKRQKLAVKRIEVAQEAIDRLKQVKENRDEVFRQQLEQQIADLYGQISFKTYLPRLSDRYELSLVEVAGRQDVLVGASTGENQILSLSFIGSVIERVRQWSKAGLVMGPDSSTFPVVMDSPFGNLDELYRRQVARLIPLLANQLVVMVSQTQWRGEVEQEMQSRIGKEYVLTFNSPKSDCEEASIKRYGQVYSLVRQSPNEFEYTEIVEVKNGFS, encoded by the coding sequence ATGAAACTTCTTGCACTCAAATTTTGCAATTTTCGATCGTTTTACGGCGAACAGAGTCTCACCTTTGCCAAGTCGGATGAGCGCAACATTACGGTGATTCATGGCAACAATGGTTCGGGGAAGACGGCTGTGCTGAATGCGTTTACCTGGGCACTCTACGAGAAATTTACAGCAGCCCTCGCGTCTCCGGAGCAATTGGTGAATCGGAGGGCACTGAGCGAAGCGAAAGTTGACAAGCCTGTTCCCTGTTGGGTTGAGGTGTCTTTTGAACATGATGGTAAGCAGTATCGAGTGAAACGAGAGTGTCGGGCTTACCGGAAGAAGGATGGCTCCGTCGAGCAGACGAAGAGCGAACTGATGATGCAATTCGTGGGGGATGATGGTCGTTGGACTTTCCTGCCGTCTTCTCAGATGCCAGAGGATGTGATTACTCGTATCTTGCCAAGGAGTCTGCACCAGTACTTCTTCTTTGATGGAGAGCGGATTGAGAATATTACCCGCACCGACAATCGCTCAGAAATTGCAGAAGCCACGAAGAAATTACTTGGCGTTGAAGTGTTGGATCGAGCGATCAAGCATTTGACAACGGCTCGTAAAACGCTAGAGGAGGAGTTGGAAGGAATTGGAGATGCAGAGACACAGAGCCTGTTAGCCCAAAAGCGCAAGCTAGAACAGGAGGCTGAGCAGTTACAGACTCGCCAGCTAGAGATCGATCAGGAGTTGGAACACCAGACTACCCGGCGACAACAGCTTCGGCAAAAGCAACTGGAGTTGACGGAGGTAGAGGGGTTGCAAACGCAACTCAATACTCTGGAGGAGCAAGAGCGGGAAATTCGGGAGAAAATTCAGCAGAGCAAGAAGACCCTTAAACGGGCAATTTCGAATCGAGGTTATAGTGTTTTTCTGCCAAAGGTCGCCGCAGAATTTCGGTCATTGATCCGGGAACGGGAGCAGCGCGGTGAATTGCCTGCGGATATTAAGCAGAAGTTTGTTCAGGATTTGCTCGATCGCCAAAAGTGCATTTGTGGAACAGAATTACATGAGGGAACGACCGCCTGCAATCTGGTCAAATCCTGGTTGGAGCGATCGGGGCTTTCAGAGGTAGAGGCAGCCACCTACCGGGTTGAAGCACGAGTCAACGAACTAGAGAACCAAATTGACGATTTTTGGCAGGAAGTGGATCGGGAGCAGGCAAGTATCAACCACAGCAAAGGGACTTTAGAGCGAATTCAAGACGACTTAGAAGACCTGCGAGATCAACTGCGCCATAGCCCCAGAGAAGATATCCGGGAACTTCAGAAACGACTCGATGAGGTGGATACAGCGATCGACCGTCTGACCACAGAAAAAGGAGTTAACCAGGAAAAGATTGCCAACCTGGAACTGCAAGCTGGACGATTAGGCAAGCAGTTGAAGGAAAGCCGCTCCAACGAGAAGCGACAAAAGCTAGCTGTAAAGCGGATCGAGGTGGCTCAAGAGGCGATCGATCGCCTGAAACAGGTGAAGGAAAACCGGGATGAGGTCTTTCGGCAGCAGTTGGAACAACAAATTGCAGATCTGTACGGACAAATATCGTTCAAGACATACTTACCCAGATTGAGCGATCGCTATGAACTGAGCCTGGTTGAAGTAGCAGGTAGACAGGATGTACTGGTTGGTGCCTCGACTGGGGAAAATCAAATCCTTAGTCTGTCATTTATTGGCAGTGTTATTGAGCGGGTGCGCCAGTGGAGTAAGGCAGGGCTAGTCATGGGACCCGATAGCAGCACCTTTCCTGTTGTGATGGACTCACCCTTTGGTAACTTGGATGAGCTTTACCGGAGACAAGTGGCAAGATTAATTCCACTGTTAGCGAATCAGTTGGTAGTAATGGTTTCTCAGACGCAGTGGCGAGGAGAAGTGGAGCAGGAAATGCAATCTCGGATTGGCAAGGAGTATGTGTTGACGTTTAATTCACCGAAGTCAGATTGTGAGGAAGCATCAATTAAGCGATATGGACAGGTTTATTCTCTGGTTAGGCAAAGCCCAAATGAGTTTGAATATACAGAGATTGTGGAAGTAAAAAATGGCTTTAGCTAG
- a CDS encoding ABC1 kinase family protein, whose product MFSRLVQTSSRQGEILEILLRNGWDYMRRLLSGLKADEPRLPPPAVLRNILVELGPVYVKLGQLLSTRPDLLPPDYILALGTLQADVPPVNWDEVEIVLRQQLPQPLEETFTSVQFEPVAAGSIAQTHRATLKDGRDVALKVQRPGIEQVVEQDIALIRLVASLVAQTDFGQYYDVTALAEEFTQALRSELDFTREAQHTKQLKENLATSRWFDTEKLVIPAIAWELTTEKLLVMEWLDGEPLLSATFQSADHNGDVAAERKEIANMLLRAFFQQICLDGVFHADPHPGNLFYLKTGQVALLDFGMIGRLDPRTQEILLEIILAIVSLDARRCAQLTLELAPSDNRISFVRLENDFDRLLRQYYSMTISEVNFSKLVYEVLQVARNNKVRIPGNLGLCAKAIANLEGIARALDPEFNIPDQLRPLMTELFQRQLVGQSPLSTFLRTALDLKSLSLQSPRQIELLLDRVTSETLHWNFNIKELDSLRRTVDSSANRLSFSVVVGSLIMGAAIISSNSAVSQVSWLSDALFAAASLMGLWLIVSILRSGRLR is encoded by the coding sequence ATGTTTAGTCGCCTTGTTCAAACCAGTTCTCGTCAAGGGGAAATCCTTGAGATCCTGCTTCGCAATGGGTGGGACTATATGCGGCGGTTGTTGTCGGGCTTAAAAGCCGATGAGCCGCGCTTGCCGCCGCCTGCCGTGTTGCGAAACATTTTGGTGGAGTTGGGTCCGGTTTACGTGAAATTGGGGCAACTCTTGAGCACTCGCCCAGACCTGTTGCCTCCCGACTATATTTTGGCGTTGGGCACCCTGCAAGCCGATGTGCCTCCCGTTAATTGGGATGAGGTCGAGATCGTGTTGCGGCAGCAATTGCCTCAACCGCTAGAGGAAACCTTTACGTCGGTGCAGTTTGAGCCTGTGGCAGCAGGCTCGATCGCCCAAACCCATCGCGCCACCCTGAAAGACGGTCGAGATGTCGCGTTGAAGGTGCAGCGTCCCGGGATTGAACAGGTGGTAGAACAGGATATTGCCCTGATTCGCCTGGTAGCAAGCCTGGTCGCTCAAACGGACTTTGGGCAGTATTACGATGTCACGGCATTGGCAGAAGAATTTACTCAGGCATTGCGATCGGAGTTGGACTTTACCCGTGAGGCACAACACACCAAGCAACTTAAAGAGAACTTAGCGACGAGCCGTTGGTTCGATACCGAGAAATTAGTGATTCCGGCGATCGCCTGGGAATTGACCACTGAAAAGCTGTTGGTGATGGAGTGGTTGGATGGAGAACCGCTGCTCTCTGCTACGTTTCAAAGTGCGGATCACAATGGCGATGTCGCTGCTGAGCGCAAAGAAATTGCCAACATGCTATTGCGAGCCTTCTTTCAACAGATCTGTCTGGATGGCGTGTTTCATGCTGACCCGCATCCCGGCAACTTGTTCTATCTCAAAACGGGACAGGTGGCTCTGCTCGACTTTGGCATGATTGGACGACTTGACCCGCGTACGCAGGAGATCTTGCTGGAGATTATTCTGGCGATCGTCAGTCTGGATGCGCGTCGCTGTGCTCAACTGACGCTGGAACTGGCTCCCTCCGATAACCGAATCAGCTTTGTGCGCCTGGAAAACGACTTCGATCGCCTGCTCAGGCAGTATTACAGCATGACGATCTCAGAGGTAAACTTTAGCAAGCTGGTGTATGAGGTGTTGCAGGTAGCTCGTAACAACAAAGTGCGAATTCCCGGCAACCTGGGGCTGTGTGCCAAGGCGATCGCGAACCTCGAAGGCATTGCCCGTGCTCTTGACCCCGAATTCAATATTCCTGATCAGTTGCGTCCGTTGATGACGGAGTTGTTTCAACGGCAACTGGTGGGGCAATCGCCACTGTCTACTTTTTTGAGAACGGCACTGGATCTCAAAAGCCTTTCGTTGCAATCGCCACGACAGATTGAGCTATTGCTCGATCGCGTCACGTCAGAAACGTTGCATTGGAACTTTAACATTAAGGAACTCGATTCGCTGCGTCGTACGGTGGATTCCTCTGCGAATCGCCTGTCGTTTAGCGTAGTGGTCGGTTCTCTGATTATGGGAGCCGCGATCATCTCGTCGAATTCGGCGGTGAGCCAGGTGTCGTGGTTGAGTGATGCGCTATTTGCCGCAGCAAGTCTGATGGGATTGTGGTTGATTGTCAGTATCTTGCGATCGGGACGGTTGCGATAG